From a region of the Narcine bancroftii isolate sNarBan1 chromosome 5, sNarBan1.hap1, whole genome shotgun sequence genome:
- the mrpl17 gene encoding large ribosomal subunit protein bL17m, which translates to MHLSAVLRISHGRMYRRMGLGPRSRIEMLRCLVTALVRHERIETTLARADEMKVYAEKLVDHAKRGDADLRAMELANFWLTEKDLIPKLFGVLAPRFRDLPGNYVRMLQVPNRDTYDRARMAIIEFRHNPLPPLPSGRPSVKPNSLVNQLLRGWREEEGSVPSPR; encoded by the exons ATGCACCTCAGTGCGGTGCTGAGGATTAGCCATGGCCGGATGTACCGGCGCATGGGGCTGGGCCCACGCTCTCGCATCGAGATGCTCCGGTGTCTGGTCACCGCACTTGTCCGGCACGAGAGGATTGAGACCACGCTGGCACGTGCTGACGAGATGAAGGTTTACGCAGAGAAG CTGGTGGACCACGCCAAGAGGGGTGACGCTGACCTGCGTGCAATGGAGCTGGCTAACTTTTGGCTGACG GAGAAGGACCTCATTCCGAAACTCTTTGGGGTCCTGGCGCCCCGATTCCGGGACCTGCCGGGGAATTACGTCAGGATGCTGCAGGTCCCCAACCGTGACACCTACGACCGTGCCCGCATGGCCATCATCGAGTTCAGGCacaaccctctccctcccctgccgAGCGGGCGCCCGAGTGTGAAGCCTAACAGCCTGGTCAACCAGCTCCTTCGGGGCTGGCGGGAAGAAGAGGGCTCGGTCCCCAGCCCCCGGTGA